From a region of the Pukyongiella litopenaei genome:
- the purB gene encoding adenylosuccinate lyase codes for MIPRYSRPEMVAIWSPETKFRIWYEIEAHACDAMAELGVIPKENAEAVWKAKDVEFDVARIDEIEAVTKHDVIAFLTHLAEHVGSEEARFVHQGMTSSDVLDTCFNVQLTRAADILIEDMKGLLAALKRRAHEHKDTVRIGRSHGIHAEPTTMGLTFARFYAEMDRNLNRLEKARYEIATGAISGAVGTFANIDPAVEDHVCRQMGLEPEPISTQVIPRDRHAAFFAALGVVASSIENVATEIRHMQRTEVLEAEEFFSKGQKGSSAMPHKRNPVLTENLTGLARLVRMAVVPAMENVALWHERDISHSSVERNIGPDTTVTLDFALARLTQVVDKLVIYPDNMLANMNKFRGLVMSQRVLLALTQAGVSREDAYRLVQRNAMKVWEQGKDFKTELLGDAKVTAALSAEEIEEKFDLGYHTKHVDTIFARVFGSGDD; via the coding sequence ATGATCCCCCGCTATTCCCGTCCCGAGATGGTCGCCATCTGGAGCCCCGAAACCAAGTTCCGCATCTGGTACGAGATCGAGGCCCATGCCTGCGATGCCATGGCCGAGTTGGGGGTGATTCCGAAGGAAAACGCCGAAGCCGTCTGGAAGGCGAAGGATGTCGAGTTCGACGTGGCCCGGATCGACGAGATCGAGGCGGTGACCAAGCATGACGTGATCGCGTTCCTCACCCATCTGGCCGAACATGTGGGCAGCGAGGAGGCGCGGTTCGTCCATCAGGGCATGACCTCGTCGGATGTGCTGGACACCTGTTTCAACGTCCAACTGACCCGCGCCGCCGATATCCTGATCGAGGACATGAAGGGCCTGCTCGCCGCGCTCAAGCGCCGGGCCCATGAACACAAGGACACGGTGCGCATCGGCCGCAGCCACGGCATCCATGCCGAGCCGACCACGATGGGGCTGACCTTTGCCCGGTTCTACGCGGAAATGGACCGCAACCTGAATCGGCTGGAAAAGGCCCGCTACGAAATCGCCACCGGCGCCATCTCGGGCGCGGTCGGCACCTTTGCCAATATCGATCCCGCGGTCGAAGACCATGTCTGCAGGCAGATGGGCCTGGAACCCGAACCGATCAGCACCCAGGTGATTCCGCGCGACCGCCACGCGGCGTTTTTCGCCGCCCTCGGCGTGGTGGCCAGCTCGATCGAGAACGTCGCCACCGAGATCCGCCACATGCAGCGCACCGAGGTGCTGGAGGCCGAGGAGTTCTTTTCCAAGGGTCAGAAGGGCTCCTCCGCGATGCCGCACAAGCGCAACCCGGTGCTGACCGAGAACCTGACCGGGCTGGCGCGGCTGGTGCGTATGGCGGTGGTGCCGGCGATGGAAAACGTGGCGCTCTGGCACGAACGCGACATCTCGCACAGTTCGGTCGAACGCAACATCGGCCCCGATACCACCGTGACGCTGGATTTCGCGCTGGCACGGCTGACGCAGGTGGTGGACAAACTGGTGATCTATCCCGACAACATGCTGGCCAACATGAACAAGTTCCGCGGCCTGGTGATGAGCCAGCGGGTGCTGCTGGCGCTGACGCAGGCCGGCGTCAGCCGCGAGGACGCCTATCGGCTGGTCCAGCGCAACGCGATGAAGGTCTGGGAGCAGGGCAAGGATTTCAAGACCGAACTGCTGGGCGATGCCAAGGTGACCGCCGCGCTGAGCGCCGAGGAGATCGAGGAGAAGTTCGATCTCGGCTATCACACCAAACATGTGGATACGATTTTCGCCCGCGTGTTCGGGTCGGGCGACGACTGA